The following are encoded together in the Theileria orientalis strain Shintoku DNA, chromosome 1, complete genome genome:
- a CDS encoding uncharacterized protein (WD40 repeat-like domain containing protein): protein MAFNDARFNQDGTCICVANDRGFKILNSNPMVLTCDRDLRYKNVGAVGTAEMLYRSNLLALVGNSEYYDIRKINSSSLKSKFIKPWKQNILTIWDDKKFVEVAQLVFTDSIINVKFLYDLIAVSLNYKVYVYQMSDVSLLHCSNTINNPYGVISVSTYRGLNFIAYPGKLKGSIMIQIYTKNRISNSSETSFYSEDYKDSDAPDDVFEFDEMIDAGEKIGKYTKLSMKLQVHVSEVTSIDFSPNGLLVVTSSIQGRYIKMFDTLSGELIQVFRKTNNFGRVTKCIIDKEMKWLCVISEKPKMYMYQIDQAAIKDCDFDNENRKVNFKNSCIFDINNEDKDIGKYFKHYRSAIAYPSTRCGDYNIFKTLVNKTKLYIHSTGVFAHFKPRNKDRIIDCALMLDKETIVIILQTGRAMKLFFNPAKYAGIKLVYYHHL from the exons ACTTGAGATATAAGAATGTTGGAGCTGTCGGGACTGCGGAAATGCTGTACAGGTCGAACCTGCTGGCCCTTGTTGGCAACTCAGAGTACTACGACATACGGAAGATCAACAGCAGCTCGCTGAAAAGCAAGTTCATTAAGCCGTGGAAACAGAACATATTGACCATTTGGGACGATAAAAAGTTCGTCGAAGTGGCTCAACTCGTGTTTACGGACTCgattataaatgtaaagtTTCTGTACGACTT GATTGCGGTGTCGCTGAATTACAAGGTGTACGTTTACCAAATGAGTGACGTGAGTCTCTTGCACTGTTCAAACACGATAAATAACCCGTACGGAGTAATCTCGGTTTCGACGTACAGGGGACTTAACTTTATCGCATACCCAg gaAAGTTGAAGGGGAGTATAATGATTCAAATATACACGAAGAATCGCATATCAAATAGTTCTGAAACTTCTTTTTATAGTGAAGATTATAAGGATTCTGATGCTCCGGACGACGTATTTGAATTTGATGAAATGATAGACGCTGGAGAAAAAATTGGAAAATACACGAAATTAAGCATGAAACTTCAAGTGCACGTCAGTGAGGTGACGAGCATTGACTTTAGCCCTAATGGATTGCTTGTAGTGACGAGCTCCATCCAGGGCAGAtacataaaaatgtttGACACACTATCTGGAGAACTTATTCAAGTTTTCAGAAAGACGAACAATTTTGGAAGAGTGACAAAGTGCATAATTGACAAAGAGATGAAATGGCTCTGTGTGATTAGCGAGAAGCCtaaaatgtatatgtaCCAAATAGATCAGGCTGCGATAAAAGATTGCGACTTTGACAACGAAAATAGGAAAgtgaattttaaaaattcatgcatatttgatattaacAACGAAGATAAGGACATTGGCAAGTACTTTAAGCACTATAGGAGCGCCATAGCTTACCCATCCACCAGATGCGGCGactataatatatttaaaactttGGTTAACAAGACGAAACTGTACATTCACTCTACGGGTGTTTTTGCTCACTTCaa GCCACGAAACAAGGATAGGATAATCGACTGTGCGCTAATGCTTGACAAGGAAACCATTGTAATCATATTACAAACTGGGAGAGCCATGAAGCTCTTCTTTAACCCTGCAAAGTACGCAGGTATTAAGTTGGTCTATTATCACCATCTTTAA